From one Ammospiza caudacuta isolate bAmmCau1 chromosome 8, bAmmCau1.pri, whole genome shotgun sequence genomic stretch:
- the IQCB1 gene encoding IQ calmodulin-binding motif-containing protein 1, with protein sequence MAGTDPQVVALAAQITESREQDIPLLLLKLKGILSSPSLGCEESNKIKQDIYDYGLTQYCLLVLKQDHSQLHGAWATAAQLAEILSHCCVGLEVKEDPEEFYRKFLPSVIDSLLVLGKRLQARFIRAIKDKEKQDFLHWFQTVTDAICWLFGGHIHLAARVLQNDRFLQLLITDDVETTIVMMSVLHNILRVNSSVLLQVEEETLHSVLDELVYKLSSTTNPAIGSAATKLLLLVAKSCKELVQLLTARYKGLKGLLSKQWTGKGFDREVNQLLDLLYLEQSSGKGEMQKQHEAACVIQAVWRGFQTRKRLKKLPQAVVTLQRSFRAKREQELQHLTKQKEDEALKLQMQLQRQRAMRLFHERQLALLEVVHASQVNKYMQEMEEKSALTIQRFWRGYRARRIFHQQKQSLKEYKAAVIIQRAACKFLEKRRRMRPLSPWKEPKGLTDEQRLALQQKVDDYIKLHPASQMSEEGSKELHVQAQAKLAQFLLRNRLDQRAAQRREALLAQVNTDVELLMNAPGLAETTEKDIGAFMSRSIPVATKARQAHNTMLKSTRWPWWKKLGDEFMEDDVIPDDAINTELETLFIGGRKSF encoded by the exons ATGGCAGGCACGGACCCCCAGGTCGTGGCCTTGGCTGCTCAGATCACTGAGAGCAGAGAACAGGACatccccctgctgctgctgaagttaAAGG GAATTTTAAGCAGTCCTTCCTTAGGATGTGAAGAATCAAATAAAATTAAGCAAGATATATATGACTATGGTCTTACTCAGTACTGCCTGCTGGTCCTTAAGCAAGAccactctcagctgcatggagcCTGGGCTACTGCTGCCCAGCTAGCAGAGATactgag TCATTGTTGTGTAGGCCTAGAGGTGAAAGAAGATCCTGAGGAATTTTACAGGAAGTTTCTTCCTTCAGTTATAGACAGCCTGCTGGTTTTGGGAAAACGCTTGCAAGCACGATTTATCCGAGCAATCAAG gataaagaaaaacaagactTTTTACACTGGTTCCAAACAGTAACTGATGCCATCTGCTGGCTGTTCGGCGGGCATATCCATCTAGCAGCACGTG TACTACAAAATGATCGCTTCCTGCAGTTGTTAATAACAGATGATGTTGAAACAACAATTGTAATGATGTCTGTGTTACACAATATTTTGAGGGTCAATag tTCTGTCTTGCTTCAAGTTGAAGAAGAGACCCTTCACTCTGTCTTGGATGAACTTGTTTATAAGCTGTCCTCTACCACCAATCCTGCTATAGGAAGTGCTGCCACAAAACTGCTGTTACTAGTGGCAAAATCTTGCAAGGAGCTTGTGCAGTTACTCACAGCTCGCTACAAAG GATTAAAAGGGCTTTTAAGTAAACAGTGGACTGGCAAAGGATTTGACAGGGAGGTCAATCAACTCTTGGACCTGCTGTATCTGGAAcaatccagtggaaaaggagaaatgcag AAGCAGCATGAAGCAGCCTGTGTAATCCAGGCAGTGTGGCGGGGATTTCAGACaaggaaaaggctgaaaaaGCTGCCCCAAGCAGTGGTCACTTTACAGAGAAGCTTCAG AGCTAAACGggaacaggagctgcagcatttAACAAAACAGAAGGAAGATGAAGCTCTAAAACTGCAAATGCAACTTCAGAGACAGAGGGCCATGAGACTCTTCCATGAACGACAGCTGGCCTTACTGGAAGTTGTCCATGCCA GTCAGGTGAATAAATACATGCAGGAAATGGAGGAGAAATCAGCATTAACTATCCAGAGATTCTGGCGAGGGTATAGAGCAAGAAGAATTTTTCATCAGCAGAAACAATCTCTTAAGGAGTATAAGGCAGCTGTCATCATTCAAAGAGCA GCTTGTAAATTCTTGGAGAAGCGAAGGAGGATGAGACCTCTCTCTCCTTGGAAAGAACCCAAGGGACTGACTGATGAGCAGAGACTGGCTTTGCAGCAGAAGGTGGATGACTACATCAAATTGCATCCG GCTTCCCAAATGTCAGAAGAAGGGAGTAAAGAATTGCATGTGCAGGCTCAGGCAAAGCTGGCACAGTTCCTGCTGAGGAACAGGCTGGatcagagagcagcacagaggagagAGGCTTTGCTGGCTCAGGTCAACACCGATGTGGAGCTGCTAATGA ATGCTCCAGGTTTAGCAGAGACCACAGAAAAAGATATTGGTGCCTTTATGAGTCGATCAATCCCTGTAGCTACCAAGGCGAGACAAGCCCACAACACTATGCTAAAATCCACTCGTTGGCCATGGTGGAAGAAGCTTGGAGATGAGTTTATGGAGGATGATGTAATTCCTGATGATGCTATAAACACAGAACTGGAAACTCTCTTTATTGGAGGAAGGAAATCCTTTTAG
- the EAF2 gene encoding ELL-associated factor 2, translating into MNGAVPSLYDPKARVLKLGESFEKQPRCAFHTVRYDFKPASIDMSCEGDLEVGKGEQVTITLPNIEGSTPPVTVFKGSKKPYLKECILIINHDTGECRLEKLSSNITVKKTRAEGSSKVQSRIEQQQQQMRNATKVPNNIKSSPSKEKTFPSSPMDDIERELKAEASIMDQLSSSDSSSDSKSSSSSSSSSENSSSDSEDEEMKPSLPMSMPYLQPQPTVSAMPQQAVPDKDASHNRSQESSGHMMNTLRNDLQLSESGSDSDD; encoded by the exons ATGAACGGAGCGGTCCCGTCACTCTACGACCCCAAGGCGCGGGTGCTAAAGCTGGGGGAGAGCTTCGAGAAGCAGCCGCGCTGCGCCTTCCACACTGTCCGCT aTGACTTTAAGCCTGCATCTATTGATATGTCCTGTGAAGGAGACCTTGAAGTTGGCAAAGGTGAACAGGTGACAATAACACTGCCAAATATTGAG GGCTCAACTCCACCAGTGACTGTGTTCAAGGGCTCAAAGAAGCCTTACCTAAAAGAATGTATCTTAATTATCAACCATGACACTGGAGAATGTCGCCTAGAGAAACTTAGTAGCAACATCACTGTGAAAAAAACCAG agctgaaggaaGTAGTAAAGTCCAGTCTCGCATtgagcagcaacagcagcaaatgCGAAATGCAACAAAGGttccaaacaatattaaaagcTCTCcatcaaaggaaaaaacatttcCATCTTCTCCTATGGATGATATTGAACGGG AGCTAAAAGCAGAAGCCAGTATCATGGACCAGCTGAGTAGCTCTGACAGTTCATCTGACTCTAAAAGTTCTTCATCCTCTTCATCAAGTAGTGAAAATAGTTCTAGTGATTCTGAAGATGAGGAAATGAAGCCCTCTCTTCCGATGTCGATGCCGTATTTGCAGCCTCAGCCCACGGTGTCTGCCATGCCACAACAGGCTGTTCCTGACAAAGATGCCAGTCATAACAGATCCCAAGAGAGCAGTGGTCATATGATGAATACACTAC GAAATGACTTGCAGCTGAGTGAATCTGGAAGCGATAGTGATGACTGA